From Methylovorus glucosotrophus:
CTGAATTGGACTTCCACGACTTCATGCCCTTGCTGCCAGGTATCGACCTTGCGACCGCCTTCTTGCAGGTATTTTGTCAGGCTGGGCAACAGGGCGCGACGACAGAGGCTGATGACCGGATGTGCCTGCATGCCGGTTTTGGCGATGGCAATATCGGCATCATGCGCCATCATGCTATCCATCAGCTTGGCCAGCAGGTTGCGGGGCAGCAATGGCGCATCGCAGGGCACGGTGAGGATGTAGGCGGATTCGGTGGTGGTCATGGCCTTGTGCAAGCCTGCCAGCGGGCCGGCATAGTCTGGAATGTCATCCTGAATCACGGGGAAACCGAACGCCGCATAGCGTTCAATTTCGCGGTTGGCATTGATCAGAATTTCCGGC
This genomic window contains:
- the mobA gene encoding molybdenum cofactor guanylyltransferase MobA; the encoded protein is MSITAVVLAGGKGRRMGGVDKGMVEFLGKPMVAHVIERLRSQTPEILINANREIERYAAFGFPVIQDDIPDYAGPLAGLHKAMTTTESAYILTVPCDAPLLPRNLLAKLMDSMMAHDADIAIAKTGMQAHPVISLCRRALLPSLTKYLQEGGRKVDTWQQGHEVVEVQFSQHPLAFSNINTSDELLTLEQAA